A region from the Brassica napus cultivar Da-Ae chromosome C8, Da-Ae, whole genome shotgun sequence genome encodes:
- the LOC106412305 gene encoding glutathione S-transferase T3-like: MRDFSKVNPYRDVVKKEGVVVKEEDQLDVDVKGSFLLLDGRNLVIEHSWGAPKVKNVVASLVKTPTEDAVLISAWLNTSKDPVVSNEQKASSFCKRIATYFAASPKVERGDKRGAIQCKQRWQKINDLVCKFDGSYDAVTRLKTSGQNDNDVVKAAHEIFYNDYKVNFTLQYVWEELRYDQKWCEVATCKMGGTAKKRKCDDGVQSSSSQATTNQGEPRPPGVKASKRGSAKRTNEDLSEFQRLWTIKEKDLASKEKLKKMDLLDTLIAKKKSHYLNLNKL; the protein is encoded by the exons atgcgag ATTTCTCTAAAGTCAATCCATATCGAGATGTTGTAAAGAAGGAAGGTGTTGTTGTTAAGGAGGAGGATCAGTTAGACGTCGACGTCAAGGGATCCTTCTTACTGCTTGAT GGACGTAATCTTGTGATCGAGCACAGCTGGGGTGCTCCTAAAGTCAAGAACGTGGTTGCCAGTCTTGTCAAG ACTCCCACAGAAGATGCAGTGCTCATTAGCGCATGGCTAAACACGAGCAAGGATCCAGTTGTAAGCAATGAGCAAAAAGCAAGTTCTTTCTGCAAACGAATAGCTACTTACTTCGCAGCTAGTCCGAAGGTTGAAAGAGGTGACAAGCGAGGGGCAATCCAGTGTAAACAAAGGTGGCAAAAGATAAATGATCTTGTCTGCAAATTTGATGGATCCTATGACGCTGTAACAAGGCTTAAAACGTCTGGTCAGAATGACAATGATGTCGTAAAGGCAGCACACGAGATCTTCTACAACGATTATAAGGTGAATTTTACCCTCCAATATGTGTGGGAGGAGCTACGCTACGACCAAAAATGGTGTGAAGTTGCTACTTGTAAGATGGGTGGAACCGCTAAGAAGAGAAAGTGTGACGATGGTGTTCAATCTTCAAGCTCTCAAGCAACTACAAATCAAGGTGAGCCACGTCCTCCTGGTGTTAAGGCGTCGAAACGAGGAAGTGCTAAGCGTACCAATGAAGATCTCTCTGAGTTTCAGAGACTGTGGACAATTAAGGAGAAAGACTTGGCCTCGAAAGAGAAACTCAAGAAGATGGATCTGCTAGACACTCTCATTGCCAAAAAAAAGAGCCATTATCTGAATTTGAATAAGCTTTAA
- the LOC125591260 gene encoding uncharacterized protein LOC125591260, with translation MSWRRVLKSIQALAAHTLLFSFTLLLVLKLDHTVSSSWWTVFLPLWAFHAVVARGRFSLPAPVAPRNRHWAPCHAVVATPLLVAFELLLCIYLETSYGSWPPAVSLKIASLPLLAFEVTILIDNLRMCRALMPGDEDSINDDAIWEALPHFWVAISMVFTLAATIFILLKLTGDVDALSWWDFFINIGFAECFAFLVSTKWSNPVIHRNSRARETGSSSTAVRYLDWNSGLVVAPEEDRLQDRMCCGLQDIGGHMLKIPVIVFQVVLCMHLEGTPERAKDISIPVLFSPLFLLQGLGVLFAASKLTEKIVVLLRGEAGPGLYFRFSSRAHDCLGFLHHGSRLLGWWSIDEGSREEQARLYMDGESGYNTFSGHPPEIVKKMPKEDLAEEVWRLQAALGEQTEITKFSQQEYERLQNEKVLCRVCFEKEISLVLLPCRHRVLCRICSNKCTKCPICRVAIEERLPVYDV, from the exons ATGAGTTGGAGGAGAGTGCTCAAGTCGATACAAGCCTTGGCGGCTCACACTTTACTCTTCTCTTTCACGCTATTGCTTGTTCTTAAGCTCGATCACACCGTCTCCTCCTCATGGTG GACGGTATTTTTGCCGCTGTGGGCTTTTCATGCAGTTGTTGCAAGAGGAAGGTTCTCCCTTCCTGCTCCCGTTGCTCCTCGTAACCGTCAT TGGGCTCCATGCCATGCTGTTGTCGCAACACCGTTGCTTGTAGCGTTCGAACTGCTCCTCTGTATATACCTCGAGACTTCTTATG GTAGCTGGCCACCAGCAGTGAGTTTGAAGATTGCATCCCTACCGTTATTGGCATTTGAAGTAACCATACTGATAGACAATTTGAG GATGTGTCGAGCATTGATGCCAGGAGACGAAGACAGCATAAACGATGATGCAATATGGGAGGCACTTCCT CATTTCTGGGTTGCTATTTCTATGGTGTTCACGTTGGCTGCTACAATCTTTATCCTCCTGAAGCTTACTG GCGATGTAGATGCACTCAGCTGGtgggatttttttataaatattgg ATTCGCCGAGTGCTTTGCTTTCCTTGTTAGTACAAAATGGTCCAACCCAGTTATCCACAGAAACTCACGGGCCCGAGAAACAGGGTCATCTTCTACCGCTGTTAGATATCTTGACTGGAACAGTGGCCTCGTAGTTGCTCCTGAAGAGGATAGGCTCCAAGATAGAATGTGTTGTGGTCTACAAGATATTGGCGGTCACATGTTGAAAATTCCCGTCATTGTATTTCAAGTCGTCCTTTGCATGCATCTAGAG GGGACACCTGAAAGAGCAAAGGATATATCTATTCCAGTCCTGTTTTCTCCACTATTCCTATTGCAAGGCCTCGGTGTTCTCTTTGCCGCATCTAAACTAACAGAGAAGATCGTCGTCTTACTACGAGGGGAAGCTGGTCCAGGGTTgtattttagattttcatcAAGAGCCCATGATTGCTTGGGGTTCTTGCACCACGGTTCCAG GCTATTAGGTTGGTGGTCGATTGATGAAGGAAGCCGAGAGGAACAAGCTCGACTGTACATGGATGGAGAATCTGG TTACAATACCTTCAGTGGTCATCCGCCTGAGATAGTCAAGAAAATGCCCAAGGAAGATCTTGCTGAAGAG GTGTGGAGACTTCAAGCCGCTCTTGGTGAACAAACCGAAATCACAAAATTCAGCCAGCAAGAATATGAAAGACTGCAAAAT GAGAAAGTGCTGTGTAGGGTTTGCTTTGAAAAAGAAATCAGTTTGGTATTGCTTCCATGTAGACACCGTGTTCTCTGCAG AATCTGTTCAAACAAGTGTACAAAGTGCCCAATATGTCGTGTAGCAATTGAAGAACGACTACCTGTATACGACGTATGA